TCGCGGGACATCCGATCTATGGCCTCGCCGCGGGCATTCATTCGAGCGACATCGGCCAGGCGTTGCGCGCGATGCGCCGGATTGCGGCGGGCACCGTCTGGATCAATCGATACGGCCGAAGCGGCGACATGATCATCCCGACCGGCGGCTTCAAGCAGTCGGGCATCGGTAAGGATCTCGGCCGCCAGGCGCTCGAAGCAAGCATGCGCCATAAGAGCGTGCTGATCGACTTCGACGCGATGTAAGCGCGACATCACCGTTCACCCTGAAACACCCCCCGAACCTGAATCCACGGATTCGCCACGACGACAGGATGCTGACCATGATCGATTTCGAGCCGAAGTACATCACGTTCGACTGCTACGGCACGCTCACCAACTTCCAGATGGGCGAGACGGCACGCCAGCTTTACGGCGACAAGCTCGATCCCGCGAAGATGGACGAATTCGCCGAATTCTTCCGCGGCTACCGGCTCGACGAAGTGCTGGGCGCGTGGAAGCCGTATCGCGACGTCGTGGTGAATTCGGTGCGGCGCACCTGCGAGCGCACCGGCGTGCCGTTCGATATCGCCGCCGCGCAGAAGATCTATGAAGCGGTGCCGAGCTGGGGCCCGCATGCGGACGTCCCGGAAGGGCTGTCGCGTCTCGCGAAGAAGTACAAGCTCGTGATTCTGTCGAACGCATCCGACGATCAGATCCAGAGCAACGTCGACAAGCTCGGCGCGCCGTTTCACAAGGTCTACACCGCGCAGCAGGCGCAGGCGTACAAGCCGCTGCAGAAGGCGTTCGAATACATGTTCTCGCAGCTCGATTGCAATCCGGAAGACGTGCTGCATGTGTCGTCGAGCTTCCGTTACGACCTGATGACCGCATACGACATGGGCATCAAGAACAAGGCGTTCGTCAATCGTCGCCATGAACCGGTGAATCCGTACTACGGCGTGAACGAAGTCTCGGACATCGGGCAGCTCGCGTCGCTGCTCGGCCTCTGAACGCATCGTTCGTTCGTCTCCGCTAACGCTCGACAGGACACGCAAGCGCATGAAGCTCGATTCCTACTGGCTCGACACCGCGCCACGCTTTTCGAAGCCCGATCAGGGACCGCTTCCCGCGCGGGTCGACGTGGCGGTGGTGGGCGGCGGCTTCACGGGCCTATCGGCGGCGCTCGAACTGGCGAAGCGCGGCGTGTCGGTCGTCGTCCTCGAAGCCGGACGGCTCGCCGCGCAGGCGTCGGGGCGCAACGGCGGACACTGCAATACCGGCGTCGCGCAGGACTATGCGTCGTTGTCGGCGCGCATCGGGCGCGAGCGCGCGTCGGAGTTCTACCGCGCATACGCGCTCGCCGTGGAGACGGTACGCTCGATCATCGTCGAAGAGGGCATCGACTGCGATCTGCGGGACAGCGGCAAGATCAAGCTGGCCGCGAAGCCGCAGCATTTCGCGTCGCTCGCGAAGTCCTACGAAGTGCTCAAACGCGAGGTCGATCCCGATGTCGAACTCGTGCCGCCCGAGCGCATGCGCGACGAGATCGCGTCCGACCGCTTCTTCGGTGGCCTCGTGCAACGCCGCGGCATGCAGATGCACATGGGCAAGTTCGGCGTCGGACTCGCCGAAGCGGCGGCGCGTCGCGGCGCGCGCATCTTCGAGGACACGCCCGTGACCGGCCTGAAGCCGCTCGGCGGCAGCGCGTTCGAAGTGCAAAGCGCGCGCGGCGCACTGCGCGCGGATCGCGTGCTGATCGCGACGGGCGCATCCGAAACGGGACCGCTGCAATGGTTTCGCAGACGCATCGCGCCGGTGGGCAGTTTCATCGTCGCGACGGAACCGCTCGGCCGCGCGAAGCTCGACGCGCTCTTGCCGACGCGCCGTTCCTACGTGACGACGCGTCATATCGGCAACTACTTTCGCGCGACGCCCGACGAGCGTCTTTTGTTCGGCGGCCGTGCGCGTTTCGCGATGTCCAATCCGCGCTCGGACGAGAAGAGCGGGCGCATTCTGCAGGCGGGCATCGCGCAGTACTTCCCGCAACTGGCCGATGTGTGCATCGACTACTGCTGGGGCGGTCTCGTCGATATGACCGCAGACCGCCTGCCGCGCGCGGGCGAGCATGAAGGACTGTTCTATTCGATGGGCTATAGCGGCCACGGTGTGCAGATGTCGGTGCACATGGGCCGCGTGATGGCCGACGTGATGTTCGGCGCGAACGCCCGCAATCCGTGGCGCACGCTCGACTGGCCCGCGATTCCGGGGCATTTCGGACGCGCGTGGTTCCTGCCGCTCGTCGGCGCGTATTACCGC
The sequence above is a segment of the Caballeronia sp. Lep1P3 genome. Coding sequences within it:
- a CDS encoding haloacid dehalogenase type II — its product is MIDFEPKYITFDCYGTLTNFQMGETARQLYGDKLDPAKMDEFAEFFRGYRLDEVLGAWKPYRDVVVNSVRRTCERTGVPFDIAAAQKIYEAVPSWGPHADVPEGLSRLAKKYKLVILSNASDDQIQSNVDKLGAPFHKVYTAQQAQAYKPLQKAFEYMFSQLDCNPEDVLHVSSSFRYDLMTAYDMGIKNKAFVNRRHEPVNPYYGVNEVSDIGQLASLLGL
- a CDS encoding FAD-binding oxidoreductase — translated: MKLDSYWLDTAPRFSKPDQGPLPARVDVAVVGGGFTGLSAALELAKRGVSVVVLEAGRLAAQASGRNGGHCNTGVAQDYASLSARIGRERASEFYRAYALAVETVRSIIVEEGIDCDLRDSGKIKLAAKPQHFASLAKSYEVLKREVDPDVELVPPERMRDEIASDRFFGGLVQRRGMQMHMGKFGVGLAEAAARRGARIFEDTPVTGLKPLGGSAFEVQSARGALRADRVLIATGASETGPLQWFRRRIAPVGSFIVATEPLGRAKLDALLPTRRSYVTTRHIGNYFRATPDERLLFGGRARFAMSNPRSDEKSGRILQAGIAQYFPQLADVCIDYCWGGLVDMTADRLPRAGEHEGLFYSMGYSGHGVQMSVHMGRVMADVMFGANARNPWRTLDWPAIPGHFGRAWFLPLVGAYYRLQDVLH